The Diospyros lotus cultivar Yz01 chromosome 11, ASM1463336v1, whole genome shotgun sequence region TACGTTTTCCATGTTGTTGTTTGCTTCAGTCTCTTTACTGACTCGTTCCCAGTGATTTTGCTTTCAGACTCATAGATTTGTTCTTAAGCTTCCTTTAGCTTGCTCACTTGGTTCTTAATCATTTGAATCAatctttatttatcttgataaACCCACCATTGCACTTCTTGTTGTTTCTCACTGCTCGCTTTCCCTCTTTCTTGATAAACCCTTATCGCCAACTGCGTTGATTCCTTTCCCCTTTTTCGTTTCTGGGTTTTCTTCCTCGCTTGATTTCTTGGACTCTGGTGGTTCCATGAGCTGTTTGGTTGCTGGGTTTGAGTGAAGAATGAGGCCATTTCGCTCATTTTTTCAAGTTGTGTGCTTTTGTTTGGGACTCTTCCTTCTTGTAAATTGTGGCTCTTCAGTTAATTCTGCATTAACTGAAGGTATGTGGTTTTGCTTAGATCTTGATTCGGGGATCGGATCTTAAATTCTAGCACTAATGTAGAGCTTGATTTGACTCTGTTGTGGGAAAATTACGTCACTTTGTTACTAGATTAGTGAACTGTTATAAAGTAAAGTTGTTGCCAAAAATTTGATTTGGTCGAGTCTTTCTTACTGGGGTTCTTGGTTTTGCTCAGTGCAAGCTCTTAAGGCTTTCAAGGAAGCTATATATGAAGACCCTCTTTTGGCTTTGTCAAGTTGGAATACCCTAGATTCAGGCCCTTGTGACTGGTCTGGCATTTCCTGTACTACTGATGGTGATCATGTCTTAAAGCTGTAAGATGTCGTATCTATCTAATAAGTTGTTTCTTGATTCATATCCACACAAATATATCTcgtgtttagatttttttttttttcctttctgtgTTATGTTTGGATTGTTTTACTTTTGTGGAACTGAGAATTAGATTAGTAGCACATATGTAAAGACTAATTTTCATGACCTGTTTGTGTGTAACTCTGATTTTGTAGAAACATTTCTGGATCATCTTTGAGGGGTTTTCTTGCTCCAGAATTGAGTTCATTATCTTCCTTGCAAGAACTGTATGCTTTCCTTCTACATATTTCCCCTTTTATTCGACCGTTACCTGTAAATCGGAGCATGAAATGGCCGAAATTTAGTCTGACGTCCTGATGCGTGCAGAATTTTGCATGGAAATAATCTGATCGGTGCAATACCCAAAGAAATGGGCATGTTGAAGTACCTAAAGGTCTTGGATTTGGGACAGAATCAGCTATCCGGTCCAATTCCTCCTGAGCTTGGAAATTTAACTAACCTGGTGAAAATGTAAATGGATTCTGACATTAATTTCTTATCTTCACTTGATATTTGGTGATCTTttgctttctattttttcacttttgctTATCTGGCTGTAGAAACCTTCGGTCCAATGGGTTGACTGGAAAGCTGCCTCATGAGTTTGGCAATTTGAAGCACCTTGAGGAGCTTCGATTGGATAGAAATAAGCTTCAAGGAATCATTCCTGCGAGTAATAATTCAGATTCTATGTCCAGCACTCATGGGATGTAAGTGAAAAGTGTAGAAAATTTCTGCATTCTGACATTTTAGTTGAACTCTTATGGTTCCCCCCTGGAGATCGAGTTAATGACTACTTTCACTGTACTAGTCGTTTGCAGGATGTTTGTCCACACGAATATGATTCTGCACAGAAAATGACAGTTATATACTTACACATGTTCTTTTCCTTTATTACTTGCCTACCAATTATATACTTACACCTATGAAattgtattttatcatctttgTGAACAGTGTTGAATTTCTGAATCACAGTTTAGAGAAGTCACATTGAGGTGGTAGTTAGGGTATTTATCTGTCATTCATTACTTGTATTGTGCACATGTTAGTGATGAGGTTCAAAAAAATGTTGGGAATGAATAAGTCCACCAAATATAGTAGTCCCTAGCTGCTATAAATGTTAAAGGCATGCTTATCTGTATAGATTCTTGCGTACAGTTTCATTTTCGTGTACGGTTTCTGATTCGTCTCTGGTCTTTGCTCATTGTCCAAGAAGAATTCAAATGGTACTAGTCAAAGAAGCATGATATTGATATAAAGTTAGTAGGAGTGGAGATTTTGTTGGTTGACAAAAGGGTCATCCAGCCCCAAATTGATGAATTCTTTTACTTGTTTTTTAGTTGCGagatttcttgtttttgttaaCAAGAGTGCAATGGTAATGTGATTGATCCCATGCAACCCTAATAAAAGATGATACTAGGAGTTAAATGGGATAGTTAACTGGTTGTGTGGGGAAATCAGAGAATGTAGGGAAAATCATGGCTCCTTGTTTGGCTATGATGAAAGCACGggacaaacaaaaatatgataGGAAAACGGGGGTAAATTCTTGTTTTGTATATCACGTTTCATCTCTTTTATCTTCATTTCTGACTATTTCCAGGaagcttttatttattttgtatcttATTGTAACTGGGAGACAATACAATGGGAATGAGTTTATCCTTATCCTTTCCCTTTTTGTATTCCAATCACCATTTCTAACATCACAATGTATCTCTGCTGGTGAAGAAGTGTTTGTCAAGGTCGGTTATTTATGTGCTGGGACATTTTTTGGGCACACTTTGATCCTTTGATGGTCGATATGGGTTTTGGTTCATGACCAAAGAAATACTACCTTCTTTACAATCTTCTGAACTGTTTTAGAACTGGGACCAAGTAAGTAAATTGAGGCCCACTTTAGCATCTTCTTAGTCCAATCAACATGAAAAACGccagaaatttgaaaataagttCGGTGAACTACAAACTATTGAAAGCAACTTTATGCTTTTGTGAAGATATCACACTTTAGAATGCCCTTTGACTATTATCTGTGTGATGCTCAATGCAGTAACTTCTGTGCTTGCAACAGCCAGAATTTTCTCATCAGCAACCCACCTGTCTAGCTTACGAGCAATTCACTTCGTTTTGTCATTTCGAAACGCTATAACCACAACCATGGAAAACCATCTGCAGCATTTTATCAGACAAAATTTTTCCTTGAATAAGTGTCCAAGAATCAGAGATGTTATTGAGGCCACACCATTTTCTTtgcttatttttcttgattttaattCTAGTAATTCCTGACATTACTACTCAAGCATTAacaactttttttgtttttttttgttttttcctttctgTGTTTGAAGTTTTTATTAAAAGCAAGTGAAAAATGGAAAGTTTGATGTATAATGTTTTAAGCAGTGATCAAGATAAAGACCATCATAGTGGAAGTGAAGCTATAGACGGTTCCATCATATTGACTGTTTTACAATTTAACTCGAACTATTTCTGCTACAGGTATGCCTCAAGTTGGACTACTAGTGGCTTCTGTGACTTGTCTCAAATAAAATTTGCTGATTTTTCATTCAATTTCTTTGTTGGGAGCATACCCAAGTGCCTGGAGTACCTCCCAAGGTGTCTATACCTCCCTTTCATCTGGATTGTTAGTCTAAACCATTCATCTTTGTACCTGCCTCCATGATTTGCTATAtctttattcatcttgatttttgCATTCTCTGAACCTCCATGTAATTCGTTTTGTGCAGGTCAAGTTTTCAAGGAAACTGCCTTCAAGCCAAAGATCCCAAACAGCGCCCCAACGAACGATGTGGTATGTAAAATCATACTGTCCTTGGTGTCCATAGTTGGCGAGCTGCCTGAGAGAATGAGTAAACATGCTGGAAAATTTTCACATATTGAACAAAGTTCAGTACTGGAATACATAAAAACATTGAAAAAGCCCTCGAAAATGTATACTTCACTTAGTTTGTAGAGAAGGATGAAATACTGCTCAATATGATGAGGATAGTTCAATATATAGTTAGGAGCAAATTATACCCATTTTTTAAGCTGTCTATTCATAAGATTACCGAATCTTTCCTTGTTCATTCTGGTTGGTTTTGTGATTTGTGAAATACAAAATTCATCCAACTGCAGCTGGTGCTCCTCCTGCCAACCTTCCAGGAGTAAACCCAAACCACCGATCCCCTCAAAATGGAACTAGACATCAGGCAGTTTCAAAAGCTGCCTCAACATCAAAACCTGCCTGGCTCTTAGCATTGGAAATAGTCACTGGAACAATGGTAGGCTGTCTTTTTGTTGTTGCTCTCTTCACTGCTCTCCAGAGATGCAAAAGCAAACCTTCTATAATTATCCCTTGGAAAAAGTCCACAAGCGATAAGGAGAACACGACGATATACATAGGTAAGTCTCTTTTAACTGTACAATCAAAGCTTTAATTTCAAAAGTATTCACATGTTAACTGTTGTGGCATCTCTACGTAGATTCTGCGATGTTGAAGGATGTAATGAGATTTAGCAGACAAGAACTCGAAGTAGCATGTGAAGATTTCAGCAATATTATTGGGTCCTCTCCTGACAGTCTAGTCTACAAAGGCACCATGAAAGGTGGACCCGAGATTGCTGTAATATCTCTTTGCATTAAAGAAGAGAATTGGACAGGCTATCTTGAGCTTTACTTTCAGAGAGAGGTAAAGTACTTGGTTTTGTAATGTCGTGCTTCTAGCTAAATATTGCATCAAAAACATTACAGTTACAATGCATAAATGCATCAAATTTGTCAGCCACCTTTGTAATGTTCcaatttttgtgtaatttagGTGGCTGATTTGGCAAGACTAGATCATGAGAATACCGGGAAACTACTGGGTTATTGCAGAGAGAGCGAACCATTTACAAGGATGCTGGTTTTTGAGTATGCATCAAATGGGACACTAAATGAGCACCTCCATTGTAAGTAAAGCTTCTTCCTTGAAACTGTTGGTTCCTTCAACATGTTTCAGTAGCTGAGACCTATGGTTCTTTAAACTGCAGATGGAGAAGGATGCCAATTATCTTGGACACGACGAATGAAAATTGTTATAGGAATTGCTCGGGGATTAAAGTATCTTCACAAAGAACTCGACCCTCCTTTTACCATCTCCGAGTTGAATTCTAGTTCCGTTTATCTTACAGAAGATTTTTCTCCCAAGGTATACTGCAAGTCCCATATATACCTACACTGCAATCGAGCTTTTTCCTTAGCTTTCTCGCTTACTTTCTGAAtcatattcatttttgttttctcgATAAATTTTCCAGtacccattttctttctttccaaatGATCCACATATTAAATCTTGAGCACATTTGCCCTCGATTTTTGTTGTAGCTGGTAGATTTTGAAAGTTGGAAGTCGATACTTTCAAGATCAGAGAAGAACTCGGGTTCCATAGGCAGTCAAGGTGCGATCTGTGTTCTTCCAAATTCACTAGAAGGTCGCCATCTGGATATCCGAGGGAACATCTATGCATTTGGTGTACTTCTACTGGAAATTGTCAGCGGGAGACCTGCTAATTGTGAAGAGAGAGGTTGCCTAGTGGATTGGGTAAGAACTCAATAGAAACTTGTCGTCGAATACCCCTCATCTGGCACTGCTTTTGCACCGATTGATTATAGAGCACGACGATATAATGCTCGTGTTTGCTAACAACAATAGCAACATACCAGAACCCTTCCTCCATGCCCCTTTTCTTCTGTAAGACCCGTGTAACTAATATCATCGCCTATATATCTAACGAACACAAATTTATCACTTCGGTGTAGGCTAAGGACTTCCTCGAGCTGCCAGAAATCATGCCATACGTGGTGGATCCGGAGCTGAAGCATTTTGGCTATGACGACCTGCAAGCGATATGCGAGGTGGTGAGACTTTGCATCCATCCAGATCCGGACCCATCTAAATTCGCGTCGATGGAGGAACTATGCAGCATGCTGGAGAGTAGAATCGACACATCAGTGTCGGCTGAGCTGAAGGCGTCTTCTTTGGCATGGGCAGAGCTTGCACTTTCATCCAACTGAGAGCTGAAGCTAACAAACAAACACAGGACTGTAAATCTGGAATACGAGATTGTAATACTCTCTGGTTGTGACTCTTCAACCAACCAGCCTGCCTTTGGTCTCCGTTCTTATGTAAATGCATCAGATGATCAAATCCATGCTCAAGGAAACAAGAGTGTTTCATGCATGGCAAATCCTTCCTCATCCCTTTGTATACGCCCGGCTGCTTGGCACATTTGGTAACATTACTAAATAGTGAAAGCTCACTTTACATATTTATTgttacgtgtgtgtgtgtgtgtgtgcgcaaAATAAGACATCTTAATCTTTTTATCTAATAGGATTAAAGTTTGTTAATGTTAATTAGAAGAAATTGAACTTTGATATTTGATTCAATATTTATTAACTTCCTAAACTTGGCATTTCATTACTAACCATACAAACTTCGAGTCATTGGTCTAAATgccttttgaatttttattttttatcaaatcaattcctcaattttcttaaaaaggtcagactaatttgaaaaaaaaaatacaaatttataagGAATCTAGACCAAATACCTAAAGTTAGGAAGATATATAatcaatttacttaataataCTACTAAGTAATGAAATGAGTGTCAGtgtctaattttaaaaaaattataaacaattaagtaattttaaagTTTGGTTATCTGAATTAAATagccaaaatttagaaaatatgtgACTAATCTAtcctttttattattaaacaaaaaataattgtttgCATGGaagttctctcaaaaataactTTTCAACATTTGGTGCAAAGCCTCCAGAAACTTAGTTGTAAAATGCTatatttttccatagaaaacatattcaaataAGAAGATTCTAAATAAAAAACAGAATACTTTTTAATTGTCCATCTtgaatttttaacattttttaattgttatatactCCAATATATTGTCGTTAATAATATTactataatattaaaatacttgtaaTTATATCATTACTTcctaaattataaaattatagtaGAATTCCCATTCTAAAAACCTTTTTTAAATTCCAACTACAGGAATTcattaaatctttaaaattgaAATCCTAAATAGCCCTAAAGGATCTATCGTTGGATGAGAAGCattaaaaagtgaaaaaacctgaccaaataattgaaaaaacaatAGCCATACAATCCAATCATCAATGGCTGAGCAGAGAAACCACCCACAACCAATCAGAACCATTACTTAATTACAAATCCAAGATATGGGCTGGAAACCCAAAGAAACCCAAAAAAACAAAGCTCCCAACAGTCATGGAACAAATTATAGTTTCAGGCTATTGAGCCTTGAACTCATCAAAACTTATATTTGCTTGTTCAGGCAGCCTATTCTCAAAATCCTGCCATTCTATCAAGTCATAATAGATGCAAAAATGTGATGTGTTTTAAGACCCTCTAATGTTTAGGACGAGCAAAATGGTTGTCATTTGGATTCCTCTTTCCGCTGAAAACTGCCAAAGCTTTCCTTACAGGAGGCTGCAGGGGTGCTCTCTTATCGGTGCTATGGTGCGAAAAGATGTCATCTGAAGCAAATATGTCGTCTCCCTAGGGGGGGCATAAACAGAAGTAATAGTTAAAAACAAGATTTTAAGTCTAGACTGGAGGTAATACAGGCTGCTTCAAGAAAACAGTAAAGAAGATGGACAAAAGCTAACCtgtttattcttcttctttgtttttgggTACAGGAACTTCCGAGGAAGCTGATCTTCTCGTAAAACAGGGTTCTTCGTAATAGCATCTCTTCCCCCTTGGGGTAAGGGCAAAGAAAACTGCACATGGCAAAGCTCCAGTTACAGACTTGAAATAGACAATTGGACATTAAATGAATTTCCATATTACAAGTTGACTTTCTCAGAGATGAACAAATACTTCATATGTTCTTAATTCCTACGAAAACAGGTATATACTATAGCATCTCCACTGGAATGCCTCCTTATAGTTTGTAAATTACATTTGAAGTGACTTGTCCTCAGTTTAAGACACAGTATTGATGAACTGAATCAAAAGCTTTAAGATGATTAGGAACAGGGTGTAGTAAATGGAAGCTTGCCAAACGAAAATGACCATGAAATGTTATACTTGAATGAGCAGTTTAATTTAGATTAAACACCTGTGGCCAGAAGGGAATGCGGTTGGTACAAAATCATAACATGAGAACCCAAAAAACATTGACACCATGGCAGCATGGGGTAGTATTTCCTAGGGCCATAGACCAGTTGTTCATGAACTAACAGGTCACAGTCCCACACCATGCAGATACCCAAACTTGGGGTGGAGAAGGAAGAAACATGAAGGAAAttccagaaaataaaaaacatggtACTAATATGCTTACTTTTGTGCCACGCAAGGATATGCGTGGTCGACGTGCAGCAACAACAATTCCATCTTCACCAACTGTGACAGCTACCTTCCTTAGTGTGCCACCATTCCCACAGCTGGGGCAAAATATCCTACCAATTTCAGTGGTCACCTTAAAGCAGGCATGGCATTTGAGTATCCACCTGAAAATACATTAAGCATGCTtcttcttaataaaaaaaaaaaaaaaatccatggATCTA contains the following coding sequences:
- the LOC127813533 gene encoding probable LRR receptor-like serine/threonine-protein kinase At1g63430 — its product is MRPFRSFFQVVCFCLGLFLLVNCGSSVNSALTEVQALKAFKEAIYEDPLLALSSWNTLDSGPCDWSGISCTTDGDHVLKLNISGSSLRGFLAPELSSLSSLQELILHGNNLIGAIPKEMGMLKYLKVLDLGQNQLSGPIPPELGNLTNLVKINLRSNGLTGKLPHEFGNLKHLEELRLDRNKLQGIIPASNNSDSMSSTHGMYASSWTTSGFCDLSQIKFADFSFNFFVGSIPKCLEYLPRSSFQGNCLQAKDPKQRPNERCAGAPPANLPGVNPNHRSPQNGTRHQAVSKAASTSKPAWLLALEIVTGTMVGCLFVVALFTALQRCKSKPSIIIPWKKSTSDKENTTIYIDSAMLKDVMRFSRQELEVACEDFSNIIGSSPDSLVYKGTMKGGPEIAVISLCIKEENWTGYLELYFQREVADLARLDHENTGKLLGYCRESEPFTRMLVFEYASNGTLNEHLHYGEGCQLSWTRRMKIVIGIARGLKYLHKELDPPFTISELNSSSVYLTEDFSPKLVDFESWKSILSRSEKNSGSIGSQGAICVLPNSLEGRHLDIRGNIYAFGVLLLEIVSGRPANCEERGCLVDWAKDFLELPEIMPYVVDPELKHFGYDDLQAICEVVRLCIHPDPDPSKFASMEELCSMLESRIDTSVSAELKASSLAWAELALSSN